CGGCATTGCTAACGGCCGATCGCGGCCACCTTCCGCACCATCTCGACGAAGGAGGCCGCGACGAGCGACGCTCCGCCAACCAGCCCCCCATCGACGTCCGGCTGCGCCACGAAGTCGGCGATGTTGTCCGGCGTCACGCTGCCGCCGTAGAGGATCCGGACCTGGCTCGCGGCCTCGGCGCCAACTATGTCAGCAAGCTCGCCGCGGATGAACGCGATCGCCTCCTGGGCATCGGACGGCGTCGCCGCGACGCCCGTGCCGATGGCCCATACGGGCTCATAGGCGACCACTGTCGTCTCCGGAGGGACCGCCGGCTGGCCTTCGAAGGCTCCGCGCACCTGGCGCCGCAGCACGGCCTTCGTCTCGCCCGCCTGGCGCTGAGCCCCCGTCTCACCGACGCAGACGATCGGCTTCAGTCCCGCCGCCACGGCGGCCCGGAGCTTCTTGCTCACCGTCTCGTCGGTCTCGCAGAAGTACTGACGGCGTTCGGAGTGGCCGATGATAACGTACTCCGCGAGGCCCGCCAGCATTGCCGCGCTGACCTCGCCCGTGAAGGCCCCTTTCTCCTCCCAGTGCATGTTCTGCGCGCCCACCTTCACGGGCGAGCCCTCACATGCCTTCGCGACGGCGCCGAGGAAGACGAACGGCGGGCAGACCACCTTCTCGATGCCGCCGGAGGCGTCGTCCGCTTCAGCAAGGGCCTCGCGGAGCGCCCGCGCCAGTTCGATGGCGCTGTCCGCGGTCGTGTTCATCTTCCAGTTCCCGGCGACGATCGGCGTTCGCGGCATCTCAGGCTCCGTACTTCATCAGCCGTCCCGCGTGCGCCAGCGCGAGCGGCATCACGTCCACCGCCGGGAAGATGCCGAGCGACCCCCGCGCGCAGTCGGGCTCGTTGAACTCGCGCACGGGGTCGGCGCGGATGAACTTCGACTTGATCATGAATGGCACCGGGTGCCAGCTGTGGGCCGCCATTATCGCCGGCGTCGAATGGTCGCCGGCAACGATGAGCACGTCCGGGTCGAGTTCCCGCAGGTCCGGCACCAGCTTGTCGAACTCCTCCAGCGCGTGCACCTTGGCATGGAAGTCCCCGTCCTCACCCGCGGCGTCGGCCTTCTTGAAGTGATAGAAGAAGAAGTCGAATTCATCCCAGCGCGAGCGCATCGCCTCCAGCTGACTCGCAGGCGTCCCGCCGCCCGGGGCCACGGTCATCCCCACCAGTTTCGCCAGCCCCCGGTACATCGGGTACACGGCGAAGGCGCCACAGCGCATCTGCGCGACCTCCGGGAGGGCGGGCCACGAGGGATAGCGCGCGAATCCCCGCAGCAGGATGCCGTTAGCCTGCGGATGGTCGCCGATGACCTCGCGCGCCTTCCTGATGAACCGGTTAGCGAGGTCCGCGGTCGGCTCCGCCTCCGGCACAACCGCCCTCACGGGCAGTGGAGGTACGCCCTCGCGCTCAGGGTCCGTCTGCCGCAGACGGTCGTCCAGCCCCTCGCCGCGCAGGACGAGGACGAAACGGTGCTCCCGCACCGGCTCGACCAGCACTTCGACGCCCGGGAGGCGGATTTGCCGGAGCTTTTCGACGAGGCCCGCCGTCACCTCCGTTGACACGCGGCCGGCGCGCCGGTCCGTGATCCGCCCCTCAGCGTCCAGCGTGCAGAAGTTGCCCCTTGCCGCGACGTCCGACGGTTGCAGGTCGAAGTCAATGCCCAGCGCCTCGAGGACGCCGCGCCCGACCTCGTACTTCAGCGGCTCGTAGCCGAACAGGGCCAGGTGCCCCGGCCCGCTGCCCGGCGTTATCCCGGCCCCGACGGGCACCGTGAGGCCGCAATTCGAATCCTCCGCCAG
This DNA window, taken from Dehalococcoidia bacterium, encodes the following:
- a CDS encoding 2,3-bisphosphoglycerate-independent phosphoglycerate mutase, which translates into the protein MDIELLRSLATPASTKILLCVIDGLGGLPHPDTKRTELETASIPNLNRLAEDSNCGLTVPVGAGITPGSGPGHLALFGYEPLKYEVGRGVLEALGIDFDLQPSDVAARGNFCTLDAEGRITDRRAGRVSTEVTAGLVEKLRQIRLPGVEVLVEPVREHRFVLVLRGEGLDDRLRQTDPEREGVPPLPVRAVVPEAEPTADLANRFIRKAREVIGDHPQANGILLRGFARYPSWPALPEVAQMRCGAFAVYPMYRGLAKLVGMTVAPGGGTPASQLEAMRSRWDEFDFFFYHFKKADAAGEDGDFHAKVHALEEFDKLVPDLRELDPDVLIVAGDHSTPAIMAAHSWHPVPFMIKSKFIRADPVREFNEPDCARGSLGIFPAVDVMPLALAHAGRLMKYGA
- the tpiA gene encoding triose-phosphate isomerase; translated protein: MPRTPIVAGNWKMNTTADSAIELARALREALAEADDASGGIEKVVCPPFVFLGAVAKACEGSPVKVGAQNMHWEEKGAFTGEVSAAMLAGLAEYVIIGHSERRQYFCETDETVSKKLRAAVAAGLKPIVCVGETGAQRQAGETKAVLRRQVRGAFEGQPAVPPETTVVAYEPVWAIGTGVAATPSDAQEAIAFIRGELADIVGAEAASQVRILYGGSVTPDNIADFVAQPDVDGGLVGGASLVAASFVEMVRKVAAIGR